A DNA window from Macadamia integrifolia cultivar HAES 741 chromosome 4, SCU_Mint_v3, whole genome shotgun sequence contains the following coding sequences:
- the LOC122077221 gene encoding uncharacterized protein LOC122077221 has protein sequence MCLVFVCDEEETVLGRQPAPGACPYCGGMVQAVDVESSWRFCFLPFCFKTKRKYFCTICLRRLVVYP, from the coding sequence ATGTGTTTGGTGTTTGTTTGCGACGAAGAAGAAACGGTTTTGGGAAGACAACCAGCACCTGGAGCTTGTCCTTACTGTGGAGGAATGGTTCAAGCTGTGGATGTGGAGAGCTCATGGAGGTTCTGTTTCTTACCTTTCTGCTTCAAGACCAAGAGGAAGTATTTCTGTACTATATGCCTTAGGCGTTTAGTTGTTTATCCATGA
- the LOC122075393 gene encoding 60S ribosomal protein L7-4, with protein sequence MGEEGKGGPVVPESVLKKAKRNEEWALAKKQELEAEKKKNAENRKLIFNRAKQYAKEYEEQERELIQLKREAKLKGGFYVNPEAKLLFIIRIRGINAMHPKTRTILQLLRLRQIFNGVFLKVNKATMNMLHRVEPYVTYGYPNLKSVRELIYKRGYGKINKQRIALTDNSIPEQALGKYGIICVEDLIHEIMTVGPHFKQANNFLWPFKLKAPLGGLKKKRNHYVEGGDAGNREDKINELIRRMN encoded by the exons ATGGgtgaagaaggaaagggagggCCTGTTGTCCCGGAGTCAGTGTTGAAGAAGGCAAAGAGGAACGAGGAATGGGCTTTGGCAAAGAAGCAAGAGCTTGAagcagaaaagaagaagaacgcAGAGAACCGGAAGCTGATCTTCAACAGGGCTAAGCAGTACGCGAAGGAGTACGAGGAGCAG GAAAGGGAATTGATCCAATTGAAGCGTGAGGCTAAGTTGAAGGGAGGATTTTATGTTAACCCTGAAGCTAAGTTGCTGTTTATTATTCGGATCCGTGG TATCAATGCTATGCACCCAAAGACCAGAACCATTTTGCAGCTCTTGCGTTTGAGACAG ATATTTAATGGTGTCTTTCTGAAAGTGAACAAGGCTACAATGAACATGTTGCATAGGGTTGAGCCTTATGTCACATATGG TTATCCCAACTTGAAGAGTGTGAGGGAATTAATTTACAAGAGGGGTTATGGGAAGATAAACAAGCAGAGAATTGCATTAACCGACAATTCAATTCCTGAACAG GCTTTGGGCAAGTATGGCATCATCTGCGTAGAAGATCTTATCCATGAGATAATGACTGTTGGACCCCATTTCAAGCAGGCAAACAACTTCCTATGGCCGTTCAAGCTTAAGGCTCCATTGGGtggcttgaagaagaagagaaatcatTATGTTGAGGGTGGAGATGCCGGAAACCGTGAAGATAAAATCAATGAACTCATCAGGAGGATGAACTAG
- the LOC122075570 gene encoding probable WRKY transcription factor 11: protein MAMVDYLGYSKMDEQIAIQEAASAGLKSMEHLIRLLSHQNQPQNQLDCREITDFTVSKFKKVISLLNRTGHARFRRGPCSSFSYSSSSAPYLSQTLSLNPNPSFTQTPTAVPQPQPQPQPQTLTLDFTKPNLVNHNTCSNLSEVSTSQFSKDSFSISPPMSSTNSSFMSSITGDGSVSNGKLGSSLFVAPASTVSAGVSPGKPPLLSSYRKKCHGHGHSDDISGKYSDSGRCHCSSKRRKSKIKRTIRVPAISSKMADIPPDEFSWRKYGQKPIKGSPYPRGYYKCSTLRGCPARKHVERAPDDPAMLIVTYEGEHRHSQQSLPEAVAGVGNLVFEST from the exons ATGGCGATGGTCGACTATCTGGGGTATTCGAAGATGGATGAGCAGATCGCCATCCAAGAAGCTGCTTCGGCTGGACTAAAGAGCATGGAACATCTGATCCGTCTGCTCTCCCACCAAAACCAGCCACAGAACCAGTTAGATTGCAGAGAAATCACAGATTTCACTGTCTCCAAGTTCAAGAAGGTCATTTCGCTTCTGAATCGAACTGGTCACGCACGATTTCGTCGTGGACCATGTTCTTCTTTTTcgtattcttcttcctctgctcctTATCTTTCTCAAACCTTAAGCTTAAATCCAAACCCATCTTTCACTCAAACTCCGACTGCGGTCcctcaacctcaacctcaacctcaacctcaaaCCCTGACGCTTGATTTCACAAAACCGAATCTGGTCAACCACAACACCTGTTCAAATCTGAGTGAAGTTTCAACCAGTCAATTCTCCAAGGACAGCTTCAGCATCTCTCCTCCAATGTCTTCCACTAATTCTTCGTTCATGTCATCGATCACCGGAGACGGCAGCGTATCTAACGGCAAACTTGGATCTTCTCTTTTCGTGGCTCCGGCGTCGACAGTCTCTGCCGGAGTCTCTCCCGGAAAACCACCTCTCTTGTCCTCGTACCGTAAAAAATGTCACGGTCATGGTCACTCCGATGATATCTCCGGCAAGTACAGTGACTCTGGTCGTTGCCATTGCTCTTCCAAAAGAAG GAAGTCTAAGATCAAGAGAACGATAAGAGTTCCGGCGATTAGTTCAAAGATGGCCGATATTCCTCCCGATGAGTTCTCCTGGAGAAAGTACGGCCAGAAGCCGATTAAGGGATCACCGTATCCACG GGGATATTACAAGTGTAGCACCTTAAGAGGATGCCCGGCGAGGAAGCATGTGGAGCGTGCCCCAGATGATCCGGCGATGCTGATCGTGACTTACGAGGGGGAGCACCGACACTCGCAGCAATCGCTGCCGGAAGCTGTCGCCGGAGTTGGGAATCTTGTGTTTGAGTCGACTTGA